Proteins from a single region of Chryseobacterium sp. W4I1:
- a CDS encoding TlpA disulfide reductase family protein: MIQSIDMKSISLIVLFLVSNSAFSQEQFKLELTAPVFENDSILLAPPPTTKNIISLYDLQLNTGKNVKSIGNSKGALLKIQSQNTINGTVPCPLPVMIMGPKEDRKGFNQSKLFFIENDLKIHVIDKELNFTRSPDSRVNNDYKKLKEYLQKVDEKLKPFEKNDPADIENRDKLLKAYIRKNPGSFPAFWEIIDNFSKYGFHKGYLGDLPLFSKKVKASSCFKDFERILSLENSTNAGGNFPEIDFGTDGKITKSGFEGYKITLIDYWSTSCKPCIQELPELVKLYEKYKGRGVNFISVADDRTQQRIDLANKIFKENNVSWKSYFDLNKEFTKKLNAGGYPLFIIVDRDGKILSKELGGQETLESTLEQYLK, from the coding sequence ATGATCCAATCCATAGATATGAAAAGCATTTCACTGATCGTATTATTTTTAGTAAGTAACTCTGCATTTTCCCAGGAACAATTCAAACTTGAACTGACTGCACCTGTATTTGAAAATGATTCAATACTATTAGCACCGCCACCCACTACCAAAAATATCATCTCACTTTATGATCTCCAACTCAATACAGGCAAAAATGTAAAATCTATCGGAAACTCAAAAGGTGCCCTCTTAAAGATTCAGTCCCAGAATACAATTAACGGAACTGTTCCCTGCCCTTTACCTGTGATGATCATGGGTCCAAAAGAGGACAGGAAAGGTTTCAACCAATCTAAATTATTTTTTATTGAGAATGATTTAAAAATTCATGTTATTGATAAAGAATTAAATTTTACACGATCACCGGATTCGAGGGTTAATAACGATTATAAAAAGCTGAAAGAATATCTTCAGAAAGTGGACGAAAAGCTTAAACCGTTTGAAAAAAATGATCCGGCAGATATTGAAAATAGAGACAAACTGCTAAAAGCCTATATCAGGAAAAATCCGGGATCTTTTCCTGCGTTCTGGGAAATTATAGATAATTTTTCAAAATATGGCTTTCACAAAGGGTACCTGGGAGATCTTCCATTATTTTCCAAAAAGGTAAAAGCATCATCCTGTTTTAAGGATTTTGAAAGAATATTATCTCTTGAAAACTCAACGAATGCGGGAGGAAACTTCCCTGAAATAGATTTTGGGACCGATGGCAAGATCACAAAATCCGGCTTTGAAGGTTATAAAATTACCCTGATCGACTATTGGTCTACCAGCTGTAAACCTTGTATCCAGGAACTGCCCGAGCTTGTGAAATTATATGAAAAGTATAAAGGCAGAGGTGTAAATTTCATAAGTGTTGCCGACGACAGGACTCAGCAAAGGATTGATCTGGCCAATAAAATATTCAAAGAGAACAATGTTAGCTGGAAAAGTTATTTCGACCTTAATAAAGAATTTACCAAAAAGCTTAACGCCGGAGGATATCCTCTTTTTATAATTGTAGACAGGGACGGAAAAATTCTTTCAAAAGAACTTGGTGGACAGGAAACACTGGAAAGTACTCTGGAACAGTATTTAAAGTAA
- a CDS encoding helix-turn-helix domain-containing protein gives MQELQPEYHQFKISIPEEFETVFTHFYYAENRSSHSVTKTLLPSYQTILLFCFGENAFMITQEKNIVEVNKCIVLGPIRQTFDYTLPAGSSILVANFKDDAFYRFFGKAMVSNQGTHPDKLLQDNCFTELWHHISALSSAEEKTSYILEFCRPYLRDQDKISKLLSAFESSNMNPVKAIAEQTSQSERNIQLKQKEQFGYSSKEIARYSRFLKAITLIEKEQESGRKIEWFNIIDECGYYDQSQLIHDFKHFINITPSKYVKFQKDICRSGTE, from the coding sequence ATGCAGGAATTACAGCCGGAATATCATCAGTTTAAAATTTCAATTCCCGAAGAATTTGAGACGGTATTCACGCATTTCTATTACGCAGAAAATCGCTCGTCCCACTCGGTCACCAAAACCCTGCTTCCCTCCTACCAGACAATTCTATTATTCTGTTTTGGAGAAAACGCTTTTATGATCACTCAGGAAAAAAATATTGTTGAAGTAAACAAATGTATCGTTCTGGGTCCCATACGTCAGACCTTTGATTATACACTGCCTGCAGGAAGCTCTATTTTAGTGGCTAATTTTAAAGACGATGCTTTTTACCGTTTCTTTGGAAAAGCTATGGTTTCCAACCAAGGTACACATCCTGATAAGCTTTTACAGGACAATTGTTTTACAGAACTCTGGCATCATATCTCAGCTTTGTCTTCAGCGGAAGAAAAGACATCTTATATCCTTGAATTCTGCAGACCCTATCTTCGGGATCAGGATAAAATAAGCAAGCTTTTGAGTGCTTTTGAAAGCAGCAATATGAATCCTGTCAAAGCCATCGCAGAACAAACCAGTCAGAGCGAAAGAAACATCCAGCTGAAACAGAAGGAACAGTTCGGATATTCTTCTAAAGAAATTGCCAGATACAGCCGTTTTCTTAAAGCAATTACCCTCATTGAAAAAGAACAGGAAAGTGGCAGAAAGATCGAATGGTTCAATATTATTGATGAGTGCGGATACTATGACCAGAGCCAACTTATTCATGACTTTAAGCATTTCATCAATATTACGCCTTCCAAATATGTAAAATTCCAGAAAGATATCTGCCGTTCAGGAACAGAATAA
- a CDS encoding NAD(P)H-dependent oxidoreductase has translation MRHLIIYAHPNENSLNNNLLQTVIESLEKDHHEIEVRDLNKIGFNPVLSLEDMQGQLAGQLSEDVKTEQDYISRAEQITFIYPIWWTGMPAIMKGYIDRVFSYGFAYRYDQGVQKGLLKGKKAVIINTHGKSHEEYERMGMDKALTLTSDNGIFLYSGFEIVQHFFFDKADKASAEEMDIWKEQIRNTYSQPVFNL, from the coding sequence ATGAGACATTTAATCATTTACGCACATCCCAATGAAAATAGCTTGAATAACAACCTACTTCAAACCGTTATTGAAAGCCTGGAAAAAGACCACCATGAAATAGAAGTAAGAGACCTGAATAAAATAGGATTTAATCCTGTTCTCTCATTGGAAGATATGCAGGGACAGTTGGCAGGCCAACTTTCAGAAGATGTAAAAACGGAACAGGATTATATTTCCCGGGCGGAACAGATCACCTTTATTTATCCTATCTGGTGGACAGGTATGCCTGCTATTATGAAAGGATATATTGACAGAGTCTTTAGTTATGGTTTTGCTTACCGCTACGATCAGGGCGTACAGAAAGGGCTTTTAAAGGGCAAAAAGGCAGTCATTATCAATACCCACGGAAAATCTCACGAAGAATATGAGCGTATGGGAATGGACAAAGCGCTTACCCTAACCTCGGACAACGGCATTTTTCTGTATAGTGGGTTTGAAATTGTTCAGCATTTCTTTTTTGACAAAGCTGATAAAGCATCTGCTGAAGAAATGGATATTTGGAAAGAACAGATCAGAAATACGTATTCACAGCCGGTTTTTAACCTTTAA
- a CDS encoding GNAT family N-acetyltransferase, translating to MIIRKGNTGDLPEMRRLFTETITSVCKNDYDRNQIDAWKSGSENNERWLEVIENQMVIISKFNGEMTGFCTLDKGSYIDLLFVHKDFQQQGIARRLYMFIEQEARVRNEKKLTADVSKTARPFFEKMGFRIITEQKVNVKGIDLANYKMEKELT from the coding sequence ATGATCATCAGAAAAGGAAATACCGGTGACCTGCCTGAAATGCGCAGGCTTTTCACAGAAACCATTACTTCTGTCTGTAAAAACGATTATGACAGAAACCAAATTGATGCCTGGAAATCGGGATCTGAAAATAACGAAAGATGGCTCGAGGTAATCGAAAACCAGATGGTTATCATCTCAAAATTCAATGGAGAAATGACCGGATTCTGTACTCTTGATAAAGGAAGTTATATTGATCTGCTTTTCGTTCACAAAGATTTTCAGCAGCAGGGAATCGCCCGTAGACTGTATATGTTTATTGAGCAGGAAGCCAGGGTGCGCAATGAAAAAAAACTCACTGCTGATGTAAGCAAAACAGCCAGACCTTTCTTTGAAAAAATGGGTTTCAGAATAATCACAGAACAGAAGGTGAATGTAAAAGGCATTGATCTCGCCAACTATAAAATGGAGAAAGAGCTGACTTAA
- a CDS encoding Crp/Fnr family transcriptional regulator: MHDKLLQYISSEFNFNSDEIETVKKYFEPVSYSKNTILEEAGQVPQYLYYIVSGYLRLFYMDENGNEVTTHINCPPGFFTSYTHFINQTRSEDCVECITDCSLLRITKEHLDQLVIKSQGMKDFSIAVFQQSIAYNENRSKELSVLNAEQRYLKLIENYPEIIQNVPIQYIASFLGMKPESLSRIRKKIIN; encoded by the coding sequence ATGCACGACAAGCTTTTACAGTATATAAGTTCAGAATTTAATTTTAATTCCGATGAAATTGAAACGGTTAAAAAGTACTTTGAGCCTGTCAGTTATTCAAAAAATACAATATTGGAAGAGGCTGGACAGGTTCCTCAATATCTTTATTATATTGTTTCAGGGTACCTCAGGCTGTTTTATATGGATGAGAACGGTAATGAAGTAACAACGCATATCAACTGCCCACCCGGTTTTTTTACTTCTTATACTCATTTTATCAATCAAACCCGTTCAGAAGATTGTGTAGAATGCATTACAGACTGTAGCCTTTTAAGGATTACCAAAGAACATCTTGATCAACTGGTGATTAAAAGCCAGGGAATGAAAGATTTTAGTATTGCAGTATTTCAGCAGTCTATTGCTTATAATGAAAACCGTTCCAAAGAACTGTCTGTACTCAATGCAGAGCAGCGCTATCTCAAACTTATAGAAAATTATCCGGAGATCATTCAGAATGTCCCTATTCAATATATCGCTTCATTTTTGGGGATGAAACCGGAAAGTCTCAGCAGGATTCGGAAAAAGATTATTAACTAA
- a CDS encoding MFS transporter, which produces MNSKYLKLLVILSGQLLTIMDIFIINVSIPSIQRDLHASNGEMQMMIASYLIGFASFLITGGRLGDMYGRKRIFIFGLVFFMLSSAACGLSSSAALLVVSRFIQGISAAMMSPQVLSIIQILFTGHQERIKAMSWYGITIGAGTILGQFLGGYFSSVTIMDESWRLIFLINIPVCILAVFFSLKILTHSKIPGGKNTFDFIGVLVLAAGLFCFTYALTMSEHKGIQIKSLLLILVSVIILIYFFKDQKRRLEHQKPYLIDFKLFSYKNFNLGILAVSFFFIMLDSYFYILSLFFQNGLDIGPMNSGEIIVFQGLGFIIASMFSSKIILRFGKKFLITGLGFIIMILILQIFLFNAETPFFLLCLLLFFHGIGVGSIIPSLANIALSGLSETLAGNASGVYNTFQQAAAIVGIIVVGSVFYFFLGTKPSAKDYHQAFSVALTADIICLLIVLFSILKVPDHILPVKKSEY; this is translated from the coding sequence ATGAACTCTAAATACTTGAAATTATTAGTGATATTATCCGGTCAGCTCCTTACGATCATGGATATCTTTATCATCAACGTCTCCATTCCTTCTATTCAGCGGGACCTTCATGCGTCCAACGGAGAAATGCAAATGATGATTGCTTCTTACCTTATCGGCTTTGCTTCATTTCTGATTACAGGCGGAAGGCTGGGGGATATGTACGGGAGGAAAAGGATTTTTATCTTTGGACTGGTATTTTTCATGCTGAGCTCTGCTGCTTGTGGCCTTTCATCCAGTGCGGCTTTGCTTGTGGTTTCCAGGTTTATCCAGGGAATCAGTGCTGCAATGATGTCTCCACAGGTACTTTCGATAATTCAGATTCTGTTTACCGGACATCAAGAAAGAATAAAAGCGATGAGCTGGTACGGTATTACTATTGGAGCCGGGACTATTTTAGGACAGTTTTTAGGTGGGTATTTTTCATCAGTGACCATAATGGATGAATCCTGGCGACTGATATTTTTGATTAATATTCCGGTATGTATTCTCGCTGTTTTTTTCAGTTTAAAGATTTTAACTCATTCTAAAATTCCGGGTGGAAAAAATACTTTTGATTTCATTGGTGTTTTGGTGCTTGCTGCCGGTCTCTTCTGTTTTACCTATGCGCTTACTATGTCTGAACATAAGGGAATTCAAATTAAAAGTCTTTTACTTATCCTGGTTTCAGTAATTATTTTAATCTATTTTTTTAAAGATCAAAAGAGAAGATTAGAACATCAAAAACCTTATCTGATCGATTTTAAATTGTTCAGCTACAAAAATTTCAATCTCGGAATTCTCGCCGTTTCCTTTTTCTTTATCATGCTGGATTCTTACTTTTATATTCTTTCACTGTTTTTTCAGAACGGATTGGATATCGGGCCTATGAATTCAGGAGAAATAATTGTTTTTCAGGGTCTTGGGTTTATTATTGCGTCTATGTTTTCCTCAAAAATTATTTTACGGTTTGGAAAAAAGTTTTTGATTACCGGTCTTGGGTTCATCATCATGATTCTCATCCTGCAGATCTTTTTATTTAATGCGGAAACTCCTTTTTTTCTGCTCTGTCTGTTGCTGTTTTTCCATGGCATCGGGGTTGGTTCTATCATTCCTTCATTGGCTAACATTGCCTTGTCCGGACTTTCGGAAACGCTTGCCGGAAATGCTTCCGGAGTTTATAATACTTTTCAGCAGGCAGCGGCAATAGTGGGAATTATTGTAGTAGGAAGCGTTTTTTATTTCTTTCTTGGAACAAAACCGTCGGCAAAGGATTACCACCAGGCTTTTTCAGTTGCTTTAACCGCTGATATAATTTGTCTGCTTATTGTTCTGTTTTCAATTTTAAAAGTTCCGGATCATATATTACCTGTTAAAAAGTCTGAATATTGA
- a CDS encoding NAD-dependent epimerase/dehydratase family protein translates to MTNNNLSLVSGANGHLGNNLVRLLLNEGIPVRAAVRNKNNTKPFEGLNCEIVQADITDKTSFVKALQGVETFYAVGASFKLWAKDPKKEIYEVNINGTRNTIEAAAEAGVKKIVYVSSIAALNYTKLPASEDGGYNPDRRDMYYNSKNDGERLAFELARKHGVELIAVMPSAMIGSEAFFPLNVSYNILKLILNKEIPVDTKITLNWIDVKDVAKGCYLAAQKGRSGERYILANEKCMTITDTTILASQLYPELNLKVPNAVPKPLLYTIAGLMELTAKLSGKPPLLTRKDIAMFSGLQQNFDISKAKNELGFNPKDPKAAVKEAMDYLMKNKNLLGA, encoded by the coding sequence ATGACAAACAATAATCTGAGTCTGGTTTCAGGGGCAAACGGACATTTGGGAAATAATCTGGTACGACTTTTATTGAATGAAGGTATTCCTGTACGGGCGGCTGTAAGAAATAAAAACAATACAAAACCTTTTGAAGGACTTAACTGTGAAATAGTGCAGGCGGATATCACAGACAAAACTTCCTTTGTAAAAGCACTACAGGGCGTGGAAACTTTTTATGCTGTAGGAGCTTCTTTTAAACTATGGGCAAAAGATCCCAAAAAAGAAATCTACGAGGTCAATATCAACGGAACACGCAATACCATAGAAGCTGCGGCCGAAGCAGGAGTAAAGAAGATTGTTTATGTAAGTTCCATCGCCGCTTTAAATTATACAAAGCTCCCTGCCAGCGAAGATGGAGGATATAATCCGGACCGGAGAGATATGTATTACAATTCTAAAAATGACGGCGAAAGGCTGGCTTTTGAATTGGCTCGGAAACATGGTGTTGAGCTGATTGCCGTTATGCCTTCTGCCATGATCGGAAGTGAGGCATTTTTTCCATTGAATGTCTCATACAATATCCTGAAGCTGATCCTGAACAAAGAAATTCCTGTAGATACAAAAATTACATTGAATTGGATCGATGTAAAAGACGTTGCAAAAGGATGCTATCTGGCAGCCCAAAAAGGACGGTCCGGGGAACGCTATATTCTGGCTAATGAAAAATGCATGACAATCACGGATACAACAATTTTAGCAAGCCAGCTATATCCCGAACTCAATCTGAAAGTCCCTAATGCTGTTCCTAAACCTTTGCTATACACGATTGCCGGATTAATGGAACTGACAGCCAAATTAAGCGGGAAGCCTCCATTATTGACAAGGAAGGATATTGCCATGTTTTCCGGATTGCAGCAGAACTTTGATATTTCCAAAGCTAAAAATGAATTAGGATTTAATCCTAAAGATCCAAAGGCCGCGGTAAAAGAAGCAATGGATTATCTTATGAAAAATAAAAATCTTCTGGGGGCTTGA
- a CDS encoding TetR/AcrR family transcriptional regulator, with product MKKEKVQERIIRVASDLFYRQGFNSTGINQIIAEADIAIGSLYNHFSSKNDLLQAYLIKEEIEWFKGFEEHISKISDPREKILSLIDYRKYLQKSAKFAGCHFIKIVSEIGDSSPVVSDFVKQHKLKQKEIIRKLVNDYAEKIKNVDANLSTENIFLLIEGAVVTSTINKSTDAFDQIKKMIEVQLP from the coding sequence ATGAAAAAAGAGAAAGTACAGGAACGGATTATCAGAGTGGCTTCAGATCTGTTTTACAGACAGGGGTTTAATTCTACCGGGATCAATCAGATCATTGCTGAAGCAGACATTGCTATCGGATCACTTTACAATCACTTTTCATCCAAAAATGATTTGCTTCAGGCCTATCTTATTAAAGAAGAGATTGAATGGTTTAAAGGTTTTGAAGAACACATTTCCAAAATTTCAGATCCCAGAGAAAAGATACTTTCTCTGATCGATTACCGCAAATATCTGCAGAAATCCGCAAAATTTGCAGGCTGTCATTTCATCAAAATTGTTTCGGAAATAGGAGACAGCAGTCCTGTAGTTTCTGATTTTGTAAAACAGCACAAATTGAAACAGAAGGAAATAATTAGAAAGCTCGTGAATGATTATGCAGAAAAAATCAAAAACGTTGATGCAAACCTTTCAACCGAAAATATTTTCCTTTTGATAGAAGGAGCTGTAGTTACTTCCACAATCAATAAAAGCACAGATGCTTTTGATCAGATCAAAAAAATGATTGAGGTTCAGCTGCCTTAA
- a CDS encoding TetR/AcrR family transcriptional regulator, with the protein MKTKDKILSKAMELFNKNGYNNITTRHIAADLNISPGNLHYHFKHSEDIIKILFSELVLKMDDLLNNLQKIENKTLEDLYHFTFSTYEVFYSFRFLFMNFFDILKHIPAIEAQYESINISRKDEFQMIFKGFQKNNIFRSNIPDFILKSLTTQIFIIADNWIIHNSLAFKMNGDEAIKHYALIQMNLFYPLLTEEQQKLYELKYISEL; encoded by the coding sequence ATGAAAACGAAGGATAAAATTTTATCAAAAGCAATGGAGCTGTTCAATAAAAACGGCTACAACAATATCACAACAAGGCACATTGCAGCTGATCTGAACATTAGTCCTGGAAACCTGCATTACCATTTCAAACATTCAGAAGATATTATCAAGATTCTTTTTTCTGAACTGGTCCTTAAAATGGATGATCTTCTGAACAACCTGCAGAAAATAGAGAATAAAACACTGGAAGACCTGTATCATTTTACTTTCTCCACCTATGAAGTTTTTTATTCCTTTCGATTTCTCTTCATGAATTTCTTTGATATTTTGAAACATATTCCGGCAATAGAAGCCCAGTATGAATCCATTAATATCAGCAGAAAGGATGAATTTCAAATGATTTTCAAAGGCTTCCAGAAAAATAATATCTTCAGAAGCAATATTCCTGATTTTATACTGAAAAGCCTGACCACACAGATATTCATTATTGCAGACAACTGGATCATTCATAACAGCCTTGCTTTCAAAATGAACGGAGATGAAGCCATAAAACATTATGCTTTAATACAGATGAATCTGTTTTATCCATTACTTACTGAAGAACAGCAGAAACTCTATGAATTAAAATATATAAGCGAGCTATGA